Below is a window of Sulfitobacter sp. BSw21498 DNA.
GCACGCGTGGCACTGACGGTCGAAGCCGAGGTGATCAAGGCGAATTGTGGTCAGGAAATCGAAGCGCAATCCATCGAACTTCTTGGGGATGCAAAGATCAAAACCCAGGACCTGAGCGTTGCGGTGCCGGATTGTGATGCCGTAGGCAGCTTTCTTGTGTTGAATAATCTGCTCCAAGACATGAAGGTTGCGGGACACTAACGCAACGCTTGGGGCCTTATGATCACGATTATACGTGCGGCGGTTTTCGCCGCACTTTTCTTATGTTCGGCGGCGCAATCGATATGGGCGCAGGATATCGCGCTTTCGTCCCGCGATGGCAAAATCGAGTTGAGCGGCACACTGCTGGGCTTCGATGGCGAATTTTATCGCGTCGAAACCGAATACGGCGAGTTGACGATTGATAGCACCGGCGTGCAATGCGAGGGGCCCGGTTGTCCCAATCTGGATCATTTCATCGCCGAACTGCAGCTTTCGGGGTCTGCCACAATGGGCGAGATACTGATGCCTGCCCTGATCGACGGGTTCGCGCAGCGCAATGGCTATCAAGCCACCCGCGAGGACGAAGAGGGCAACCGTTTCACCTATCGTCTGGTCGACGAGAAAAGCGGCCAGACCGTTGCCCTATTTATGTTTCGGGCCAGCAACAGCGACGAAGGCTTTGCCGATCTGTTGGCGGATGAGGCGGACATTGTGATGTCCCTGCGTGAGATGCGGCCCGAGGAACGGGTCCGCGCTCGCGAAGCAGGAATGGGCGACATGACGGGCCTGAACCGCAGCCGCGTACTGTCGCTGGATGCGGCGGTCCCTGTGGTGTCGGCGTCGAACCCGGTAACGCAGATATCGCCGCTGATGCTGGCGCGGGCGTTCGCCGGCAAGGTGACGAACTGGCAAGCACTTGGCGGGCCGGACGCGCCGATTGACCTGCATTTGCCCGACGACAGCAGCGGGTTAGCACAGGCGATCAGTGATCAGGTCATGCGCCCCGCAACGCTTACGTTTACGGACACGATCACGCGACACGCCCGACCCGCCGATCTGGCCGAAGCCGTTGCCAAAGACAGTTTTGCGCTTGGTATCACCAGCTATGCCGAACAGCGCGATACTGAGGTTCTAACGCTGTCGGGCAGCTGCGGCTTTGCGCTGGACGCATCGCGCCGGACCATCAAGACCGAAGACTACCCGCTGACCGCGCCGATGTTTCTGTATTTCCCGGCCCGACGTTTGCCGCAGGTGGCCCGCGAATTTCTGGCATTCACCCGCAGCCCTGCTGCCCAAATCGTGATCCGGCGTGCCGGATTTGTCGATCAGGCACCCGAGGAAATCCCGATAGAGGAGCAGGGCAATCGCTTTACCAACGCGATTGCGGTCGCAGGGCCGGAGATCACGCTTGATGAATTGCAGCGGATGAACGCGACGCTGAAACCCATGGCGCGGCTGTCGACCTCTTTTAGGTTCGAGGCCGGGTCGGTGCGGCTGGATGCACAGTCGCGATCAAACGTGCAGCAGCTCGCGCGGGCGCTAGAGGTCGGTCAATACGATGCCCGCCGTCTGTTGTTTGCGGGTTTCAGCGACGGGCAGGGTGCGTCTTTTGCCAACCGTGACATCGCGCTGCGCCGTGCCGAGGCGGTGCGCGAAGCTGTCATCGCCGCCGCGGTCACCGCCAATCTTGAACGGGTCACGCTGGATCTTGATGCCTTTGGCGAAGCGATGCCGATGGCCTGCGATGATACGGCGTGGGGTCGGCAGGCCAACCGCCGTGTAGAGGTCTGGGTTCGCTAGCATCGGCCCTGTACCGGCGCTGGCGCACAGGGCTGCTTTGCAATCACAAATATCCGGCGCTGCGAAAGCTTAGCTCGCGGGATTTGCCGATAATTAGATGGTCGTGCAACGTTAGCCCCAATGTGCTGCAGGCCGCAAAAATCTGCTGTGTCATGTCGATGTCGGCCTGTGATGGCGTCGGGTCGCCCGACGGGTGGTTGTGCACCAGAATAAGCGCGCTGGCATTCAGCTCTAGCGCGCGTTTTGCAACCTCGCGGGGGTAGACAGGCACGTGATCTACGGTGCCTTTGCCTTGTTCCTCGTCGCCGATCACGACGTTCTTGCGATCAAGGTAGATCACGCGGAACTGTTCGGTTTCTCGGTGCGCCATGGTGGTGTGGCAATAATCCAGCAGCGCGTCCCAGCTCGACAACACATGTTGGCGCAGGAGCCTTGAACGCGCCATGCGGTGGGCCGCTGCCTCTATTATCTTGAGTTCGACGATGACCGCGTCGCCCACACCCGAAACGTCCCGTAGCCGTGGCTCTGAGGCGGTGATCACACGGTTGAAGTCGCCGAAACGGTCCATCAGCGTTCGGGCCAGCGGTTTCACGTCACGGCGGGGGATGGCGCGGAACAGGACCAGTTCAAGCAGCTCGTAGTCAGGGATGGCCGCAGCACCGCCCTGCATAAAGCGCGCGCGCAGCCGTTGCCGGTGATCCGCGATATAAGACGGTTGTTTGCCCGAGGGTGCAGGCACCGCCACAGCCTCATCCCCCAGAAAGGGTAGGCGCGGGTCAGAGAAATGAGCGTTGTTGCGTCCCATAGGCCCAGAATGTGGCCAAAGAAGTTATCATCACGTTAATGCGGGCAGAGGGGGAACAAAAAAGGGCGGAGCCTGCGCCCCGCCCGATGCCTTCAATGTCGGCCAATCAGCCCTTCATCGAATCCCAGAAGGATTTCACCGACGAAAAGAAGCTGCTGCTTTCAGGGTTGTTATTAGAGGATTCTTTTTCGAATTCCTGCAACAATTCCTTTTGGCGGCTGGTCAGGTTTACCGGCGTCTCGACTGCCAGTTCGATGATCATATCGCCCGTGCCGCCCCCACGCAGCGGGGGCATACCCTTGCCACGCAGACGCATCTGGCGACCAGACTGGCTGCCCGCCGGAATTTGCACGCGCCCACGGCCACCGTCGATCGTCGGCACTTCGATGCTGCCCCCAAGGGCGGCTGTGCTCATCGACACGGGAACGCGGCAGAACAGGTTTGGCCCGTCGCGTTCAAACAGCTTGTGTTCCTGCACCTCGATAAAGATGTACAAATCACCCGTTGGACCGCCTCGCATACCCGCTTCGCCTTCGCCGGCCAGACGAATGCGCGTGCCGGTTTCAACGCCCGCAGGGATGTTCACAGACAGTGCGCGGTCTTTTTCGACGCGGCCAGCGCCACGGCAGGATTTACACGGGTTCTTGACGATCTGGCCCATGCCCGAACAGGTGGGACAGGTGCGTTCGACGGTGAAGAAACCCTGCTGCGCGCGGACTTTGCCCATGCCAGAGCAGGTGGGACAAGTCGTCGGCTCTACGCCGCCCTCTGACCCGGAGCCGCTACAAGAATCACAGGCAACCGAGGTGGGCACATTAATCGACTTTTGCATGCCCCGGTACGCATCTTCGAGCGTGATACCGAGGTTATAGCGCAGATCGGCACCGCGTGCGGCACGCCGTCCGCCACCGCCCCGTTGGCCGCCCATGAAGTCGCCAAACAGGTCGTCAAACACATCAGAAAACGCCGAGGAAAAGTCGCCTTGACCGGCACCACCACCAAACCCGCCGGGTCGTTGGCCGCCACCGCCCATGCCCCCTTCAAAGGCCGCGTGACCATAGCGGTCATAGGCGGCTTTCTTTTCGGGGTCTTTCAGAACTTCGTAAGCTTCGTTCGCTTCTTTGAACTGGGCTTCGGCGTTGGGGTTGTCGGCATTGCGGTCGGGGTGCAATTCCTTGGCTTTGGTGCGGTAGCCTTTTTTGATCTCGTCGGCAGCGGCTCCTTTGGCGACGCCGAGCGTCTCGTAGTAATCACGTTTTGCCATGAATTAACTCCTACGCTGGAACGTGACGGGCCGGCCCGGCAAGCGGACCGGCCCCATCAGTGGTTCCGTGGGCGTGCTTACGCGCGCTTGTTATCGTCCAGATCTTCGAAATCGGCATCGAGGATATCGTCGTCACCTGCGGATGCGTCAGCAGCCGGGGCAACGTCTTCGTTTTCGTCCTGAGCCGCCTTATAGATGGCTTCGCCCAGTTTCATGGCTGCCTCAGTGACGTTCTGGATGCCGTTTTTGATTTTATCAACGTTGTCAGTTGCCAGTTCATCGTTCAGCGCAGCAATGGCCAATTCGATCGCTTCGACGGTGGTCGGGTCAACCTTGTCACCATGCTCTTCCAGCGACCGTTCGGTCGAGTGGATCAGCGATTCAG
It encodes the following:
- a CDS encoding substrate-binding domain-containing protein codes for the protein MITIIRAAVFAALFLCSAAQSIWAQDIALSSRDGKIELSGTLLGFDGEFYRVETEYGELTIDSTGVQCEGPGCPNLDHFIAELQLSGSATMGEILMPALIDGFAQRNGYQATREDEEGNRFTYRLVDEKSGQTVALFMFRASNSDEGFADLLADEADIVMSLREMRPEERVRAREAGMGDMTGLNRSRVLSLDAAVPVVSASNPVTQISPLMLARAFAGKVTNWQALGGPDAPIDLHLPDDSSGLAQAISDQVMRPATLTFTDTITRHARPADLAEAVAKDSFALGITSYAEQRDTEVLTLSGSCGFALDASRRTIKTEDYPLTAPMFLYFPARRLPQVAREFLAFTRSPAAQIVIRRAGFVDQAPEEIPIEEQGNRFTNAIAVAGPEITLDELQRMNATLKPMARLSTSFRFEAGSVRLDAQSRSNVQQLARALEVGQYDARRLLFAGFSDGQGASFANRDIALRRAEAVREAVIAAAVTANLERVTLDLDAFGEAMPMACDDTAWGRQANRRVEVWVR
- the radC gene encoding RadC family protein, giving the protein MGRNNAHFSDPRLPFLGDEAVAVPAPSGKQPSYIADHRQRLRARFMQGGAAAIPDYELLELVLFRAIPRRDVKPLARTLMDRFGDFNRVITASEPRLRDVSGVGDAVIVELKIIEAAAHRMARSRLLRQHVLSSWDALLDYCHTTMAHRETEQFRVIYLDRKNVVIGDEEQGKGTVDHVPVYPREVAKRALELNASALILVHNHPSGDPTPSQADIDMTQQIFAACSTLGLTLHDHLIIGKSRELSFRSAGYL
- the dnaJ gene encoding molecular chaperone DnaJ produces the protein MAKRDYYETLGVAKGAAADEIKKGYRTKAKELHPDRNADNPNAEAQFKEANEAYEVLKDPEKKAAYDRYGHAAFEGGMGGGGQRPGGFGGGAGQGDFSSAFSDVFDDLFGDFMGGQRGGGGRRAARGADLRYNLGITLEDAYRGMQKSINVPTSVACDSCSGSGSEGGVEPTTCPTCSGMGKVRAQQGFFTVERTCPTCSGMGQIVKNPCKSCRGAGRVEKDRALSVNIPAGVETGTRIRLAGEGEAGMRGGPTGDLYIFIEVQEHKLFERDGPNLFCRVPVSMSTAALGGSIEVPTIDGGRGRVQIPAGSQSGRQMRLRGKGMPPLRGGGTGDMIIELAVETPVNLTSRQKELLQEFEKESSNNNPESSSFFSSVKSFWDSMKG